GGAGATGCTTTGAATTAAAGGGACACTTAAGTctttgtgttggatatcaaGACTGGGCCTCCATTTATTTACTTGAATTCTGGACATAAGAGACCGCAGACTCTCTTTTTTTCCCTAGAAATCTGACTGCTTCAACGCTAATAGAACATCTGTATTCAGCTGAATTCCTGTCGGAGTCTCGCAAGCTGGATCGGATGATTGATGCAACTGCAAAACAACCAGAATACCCTATttcattctttatttttattctttacaGAGTTTATTTAATTACCTTTCCAAGAATTTAATTCATTGTTCACAGTTCATGGAATACGTCAGTACACTGGTTTTCTGAGAAAAGGCTGGAATAAGATCATGTGATTCTAGTAGCCAATCACAGATGTAGCTTTTTTCTTCTAAATTCCGAGAAATTATCGTCACTTAAACACCCTAAGTCTCGTTCAAATGGCGGAAGGGTTTCGTGAACGGCGATCAAATCAAAGCGACCACAGGCCCTTCGGGTATAATCAGGGCGTAGAGAACTCGATACGCAGCTCTCCTGTTGGGTATGTAGTCAATAGTCACAACATCAAATGGAACTACCGTTTTAAGGAAGACATCAACGCTTACAGCGCCCTTCTCGACAGTCTCGAGGATGCCTTCTCCAAACCTGTGTTTTGCTGTGGAGGAAGCTTGCGGCCACAAAATATCGAGAAGTTTGAGTTAAAAGTGAAGCAGTCAACGTCAGAGGCAGGAGAGGAAAATTGGAGAGAGTTTAAATTATCAGATCTTCCGCTGGATGAGGTGTTGGAATACTGCAACCCTGCACCGTTTGGAGACCTGAAGGCGATGGAAACAGTGCTTAACCCTGAAGTTCGCCTGGCTTACGAAGTGGAATCTGAAAGGTTCAAAATTGAAAGAGAACACGTCTTTATGTCTTCATCTAGAATGATTGCCGATTTCCCGGGAAAAAGGTCGATTAAAGAATACATCGAGGATACACTCACTCCAGGAAAAAATGTACACCTGGATCGATACAAACTGAATGTTTACAGCAAAGGAGGCTTTTTCAAACCACATGTCGACAGCCCATCTGGTGACGACATGATAGGGACACTCGTCCTTTGTCTTCCTTCGCCTCATAAAGGTGGTGAATTGTGCGTTAATCACGATGGCTTGCAGCACGTCTTCGACTTTTCCCAGTATTCTGGCGATAGAAGCAGGATTCAGTGGGCAGCATTTTACAGCGACTG
The genomic region above belongs to Montipora capricornis isolate CH-2021 chromosome 5, ASM3666992v2, whole genome shotgun sequence and contains:
- the LOC138049325 gene encoding uncharacterized protein, which encodes MAEGFRERRSNQSDHRPFGYNQGVENSIRSSPVGYVVNSHNIKWNYRFKEDINAYSALLDSLEDAFSKPVFCCGGSLRPQNIEKFELKVKQSTSEAGEENWREFKLSDLPLDEVLEYCNPAPFGDLKAMETVLNPEVRLAYEVESERFKIEREHVFMSSSRMIADFPGKRSIKEYIEDTLTPGKNVHLDRYKLNVYSKGGFFKPHVDSPSGDDMIGTLVLCLPSPHKGGELCVNHDGLQHVFDFSQYSGDRSRIQWAAFYSDCVHEVKPVLDGQRITVTYKITLPSLYGSLKQRRWRSLQDSFPTDEVSLEEHFETSAESPSLTTKALAKVNSELLKISHRDKSSPPKVGFLLKHKYVSQGLQPHLLKGEDKVLFDFLVEKQWKCKLMSILSRYQTSAIYPYGPFEDGELDESHEVYEFNPTPSSPSAPIGNVPKNNWQRGGRRDYRQWRVGVPFIDIYRRGEDGQQLVRNNEGGGQWIGNEVEDVGVDKIYLESAVIVEVCR